In Cryptomeria japonica chromosome 10, Sugi_1.0, whole genome shotgun sequence, a genomic segment contains:
- the LOC131057543 gene encoding F-box/kelch-repeat protein At5g15710 — MGVLRIRKQIMWSDLPEHLMERILEFLPVDCFFRFRAVCKTWNTLFSSQHFNSIARNSHPFLILCPSNTQLPSLIYSFFTHTWRTISLSFIPHELHCPINFRGSASGQLLADISANFWFGYNSPTLFVCNPLTQTCSVLPEMASVSRIMGKAILPVGNKMDEYTVMVVGMSSTGTVVVEAYNSTTKAWKVADTIPDVVIRNENVFFFKGSLFGMTASGGIMAYNIEQGNTTIMAMPTADTHNLWARLVCCKSGVFVVGAIEENYCLQGVFMWKLVFEKMGEEDYKWEEIGKMPSSVCEEFRKSSNSNWFECVGVGDKICFRAHESMEILVYDVSKSSWNWLPMFPADLRYVSMRCLPLEIMPTTKFS, encoded by the coding sequence ATGGGTGTTCTCAGAATTCGTAAGCAAATAATGTGGTCAGATTTGCCTGAACATTTGATGGAGAGAATACTAGAATTCCTTCCAGTGGACTGCTTCTTCCGTTTCAGGGCTGTTTGCAAGACCTGGAATACTCTCTTCTCATCCCAACATTTCAATTCCATAGCAAGAAATAGCCACCCATTTCTCATTCTTTGCCCCTCCAACACCCAACTGCCCTCtctaatctattccttcttcaccCACACTTGGCGAACCATTTCTTTATCTTTCATACCTCATGAGCTCCACTGCCCCATCAATTTCAGAGGATCTGCTTCTGGGCAGCTCTTAGCAGACATTAGCGCCAATTTCTGGTTTGGTTATAATTCTCCAACGCTGTTTGTTTGCAATCCTCTTACCCAAACGTGCTCGGTACTACCAGAAATGGCTTCTGTGAGTAGAATTATGGGCAAGGCAATTTTACCCGTAGGGAATAAGATGGACGAATATACAGTCATGGTGGTGGGCATGAGCAGCACTGGTACAGTTGTAGTAGAAGCATATAATTCGACTACCAAGGCTTGGAAAGTTGCAGACACCATTCCAGATGTGGTTATAAGAAACGAAAAtgttttcttcttcaagggctctctgTTCGGTATGACCGCCAGTGGTGGCATAATGGCCTACAATATTGAACAGGGGAACACTACAATTATGGCCATGCCCACAGCAGATACCCACAATTTGTGGGCTCGGCTTGTTTGTTGTAAGAGTGGTGTGTTTGTGGTTGGGGCAATCGAAGAAAATTATTGTTTGCAAGGTGTTTTTATGTGGAAGTTAGTTTTTGAGAAGATGGGGGAGGAGGATTATAAGTGGGAAGAGATTGGGAAGATGCCCAGTTCCGTGTGTGAAGAATTCAGGAAGAGCTCGAATTCGAATTGGTTTGAATGCGTGGGAGTGGGCGATAAGATCTGTTTCAGAGCCCACGAAAGCATGGAGATACTTGTTTATGATGTGAGCAAAAGCTCTTGGAATTGGCTGCCCATGTTTCCTGCAGatttgagatatgtgagtatgagaTGCCTTCCACTGGAAATTATGCCCACTACTAAATTCTCTTAA